A section of the Salmo salar chromosome ssa05, Ssal_v3.1, whole genome shotgun sequence genome encodes:
- the LOC106604600 gene encoding protocadherin-18 isoform X1 has product MGAKMNTPKGNIVFSTALLLFLVVIMQAVSGKTLKYKVYEEQKVGTVIARLKEDVADVLSKLPSSLSFRFRAMQRGSTPFLSVREEDGEITIGTKIDREKLCEKNLNCSIEFDVVTLPTEYLQLFHVEVEVLDINDNSPQFSRAIIPIEISESASVGNRIPLDSATDPDVGDNSLYSYSLTPNNFFKIDIRTRTDGAKYAELVVVKELDREVQSSYQLQLTASDNGVPPKSGSTLLKISISDSNDNSPAFDEQVYVINLLENSPLGTLLVDLNATDPDEGTNGKIVYSFSSHISPKILEMFKMNPENGQITLIKKVDYETTSSYELDIQAQDLGPNSIPGLCKTVIKVVDVNDNKPEININLMTPGKEEVAYISEGAPVDTFIALVRVDDSDAGLNGDVVCRLHGHGHFRLQKTYEKNYMILTNVSLDREKRSEYSLTVIAEDRGSPSLSTIKHFTVQVLDENDNPPRFEKSRYEVYKSENNSPGAYLMTVVASDPDLGTNGQVTYTVLDTLVQGSPISTYVTIDPSNGAIYALRSFDHEDVSRISFTVQARDGGNPPLSSNATVLLTVLDDNDNPPVIQSPLLRNHTADLLLWRHASAGQLVTIVKATDRDTGINSELSCSIIGGNEEGLFVMDARRCELRTNGSLEGVPKDVLEIRVEVQDRGTTRLSTGALLRLSLQENMDFLPPGLPTGPSHSLLDLSLIIIISLGAVCALLLVVMVMFATARCNREKKDPHNSYNCRVAENTYQNHPKKPSRQIHKGDITLVPTVNGTLPVRAHSHSPSASPAPDRGTMGSRQSHHSRQSLNSLVTISSNHVAENFALELAHATPPVEQVSQLLSMLHQGQYQPRPSFRGNKYTRSYRYALNDMDKFSLKDSGRGDSEAGDSDYEAGRESPIDRLLGEAFNELYPHDGQHRPHPQHPHAAMRLCTEECRVLGHSDQCWMPPLLSPASSDYRSNLFIPGEDPRQASDPQEPPQPSDPDHPHAQRSNQSFSTFGKDNQEEAEEAEGGEEGEDEDLCGTTSLLSEMSSVFQRLLPPSLDSYIQVSETQKAGTSMGGVGVPMTGSLDRRRGHLPGKPSAAAHQQGVAAWAANTHFQNPGSSIGPSGQPHHQNGSYHTLKPSTKLSPQNNHHNQAVPKNSPQNGHGHHAPTPKNSPLLTALVSPTLVAPFLAPAPIPVPLPGPCGKWLPAMEEIPENFEEDEFDSVLGQLGHLQGKRSDSRHELMDASELVAEINKLLQDVRQS; this is encoded by the exons ATGGGTGCCAAAATGAACACACCCAAAGGAAATATAGTATTTTCCACTGCGCTATTATTATTTTTGGTTGTAATTATGCAGGCCGTTTCTGGTAAGACTTTGAAATATAAAGTTTATGAAGAGCAAAAAGTGGGCACAGTGATTGCAAGGCTAAAGGAGGACGTGGCGGATGTTTTGTCTAAATTACCGAGTTCACTGTCTTTTCGGTTCCGTGCTATGCAGAGGGGGAGCACTCCATTTCTGTCGGTTCGGGAGGAGGACGGTGAAATCACCATAGGGACCAAGATTGACCGGGAGAAGCTTTGTGAAAAGAACCTAAACTGTTCTATCGAATTTGACGTTGTCACTCTGCCCACTGAATACCTCCAGCTTTTCCACGTCGAGGTGGAAGTCTTAGACATAAACGATAACTCGCCACAGTTCTCCCGTGCCATCATCCCCATTGAGATCTCCGAGAGCGCGTCTGTGGGAAACCGCATCCCTCTGGACAGCGCCACCGACCCTGACGTGGGAGATAACTCCCTTTACTCATACTCTCTGACGCCGAATAACTTTTTCAAAATCGACATAAGGACCAGAACCGACGGTGCCAAATACGCAGAGCTGGTGGTGGTGAAAGAGCTGGACAGGGAGGTGCAGTCCAGCTACCAGCTGCAGCTAACGGCCTCGGACAATGGAGTCCCCCCGAAGTCCGGCTCCACTCTGCTCAAGATAAGCATCTCAGACTCTAACGACAACAGTCCGGCTTTTGATGAGCAGGTGTACGTTATTAATCTCCTGGAAAACTCACCACTTGGGACTCTACTGGTTGATTTGAACGCCACAGATCCGGATGAGGGCACTAACGGTAAAATAGTTTACTCTTTCAGCAGTCATATCTCTCCCAAAATACTGGAGATGTTTAAAATGAACCCTGAAAATGGCCAAATCACTCTGATTAAAAAAGTGGACTATGAAACTACGTCATCTTATGAGTTGGACATTCAGGCGCAGGACCTGGGTCCTAATTCCATCCCAGGACTTTGTAAAACCGTAATCAAAGTGGTGGACGTGAACGACAACAAACCGGAGATCAACATTAACCTGATGACTCCCGGTAAGGAGGAAGTGGCCTACATCTCGGAGGGCGCGCCGGTGGACACCTTCATAGCGTTGGTGCGCGTGGACGACAGTGACGCAGGGCTCAATGGCGACGTGGTGTGCCGCCTGCACGGCCATGGGCACTTCCGGCTGCAGAAGACCTATGAGAAGAATTACATGATCCTGACCAACGTGTctctggacagagagaagaggtcaGAGTACAGTCTGACGGTCATAGCTGAGGACCGCGGCTCTCCAAGCCTTTCCACCATCAAACACTTCACGGTGCAGGTGTTGGATGAAAACGATAACCCGCCCCGCTTTGAGAAGAGTCGCTACGAGGTTTACAAGTCAGAGAACAACTCTCCCGGGGCCTACCTGATGACAGTGGTTGCGTCTGACCCTGACCTGGGCACCAACGGTCAGGTGACCTACACGGTGTTGGACACTCTGGTCCAGGGAAGCCCCATCTCCACCTACGTCACCATCGACCCATCCAACGGCGCCATCTACGCCCTACGGAGCTTCGACCACGAGGATGTCAGCCGCATCTCCTTCACCGTCCAAGCACGGGACGGAGGGAACCCCCCCCTATCCTCCAACGCCACCGTCCTCCTGACCGTGCTAGACGACAACGACAACCCGCCCGTCATCCAGTCCCCGCTCCTACGTAACCACACCGCCGACCTCCTCCTCTGGAGACACGCCTCCGCCGGTCAGCTGGTCACAATTGTCAAGGCCACTGACCGTGACACCGGCATCAACAGTGAGCTGAGCTGCTCCATCATCGGGGGCAACGAGGAGGGCCTGTTTGTGATGGACGCTCGGCGGTGCGAGCTGCGGACCAACGGCAGTCTGGAGGGGGTTCCCAAGGATGTGCTGGAGATCAGGGTGGAGGTGCAGGATAGGGGCACCACCCGCCTGTCCACCGGGGCCCTGCTCCGCCTCTCCCTCCAGGAGAATATGGACTTCCTACCCCCAGGCCTCCCCACGGGCCCCAGCCATTCCCTCCTGGACCTctccctcatcatcatcatctccctGGGGGCCGTGTGTGCCCTGCTGTTGGTGGTCATGGTGATGTTCGCCACAGCACGCTGCAACAGAGAGAAAAAGGACCCCCACAACTCGTACAACTGCAGGGTGGCTGAGAACACTTACCAGAACCACCCCAAGAAGCCCTCTAGGCAGATCCACAAGGGAGACATCACCCTGGTCCCCACCGTCAACGGCACCCTGCCCGTACGGGCACACTCACACTCACCTTCTGCCTCACCCGCCCCAGACAGGGGCACCATGGGTAGCAGGCAGAGCCACCACAGCCGCCAGTCGCTCAACAGCCTGGTCACCATCTCCTCCAATCACGTCGCAGAGAACTTCGCTCTGGAACTGGCCCACGCCACGCCCCCTGTCGAa CAAGTCTCACAGCTTCTGTCCATGCTCCATCAGGGCCAGTACCAGCCAAGACCCAGTTTCCGTGGCAACAAATACACCAGGAGCTACAG gTATGCTCTGAATGACATGGATAAGTTTAGTCTGAAGGACAGTGGTCGTGGCGACAGCGAGGCTGGGGACAGTGACTACGAGGCAGGACGAGAGTCTCCCATCGACAGGCTCCTGGGTGAGGCCTTTAATGAGCTATACCCTCATGACGGCCAACACAGACCACATCCACAGCATCCGCATGCAG CGATGAGACTGTGCACTGAGGAGTGTCGTGTCCTGGGTCACTCTGACCAGTGCTGGAtgcctcccctgctctccccagcCTCCTCTGACTACCGCAGCAACCTCTTCATCCCAGGAGAGGACCCCCGCCAGGCCAGCGATCCCCAGGAGCCCCCCCAGCCCTCCGACCCCGACCACCCTCACGCCCAACGCAGCAACCAGAGCTTCTCCACCTTCGGCAAGGACAACCAGGAGGAGGCCGAGGaggcagaggggggagaggagggggaagacgAGGACCTGTGTGGAACCACGTCCCTGTTGTCAGAGATGAGCAGCGTGTTTCAGAGGCTCCTCCCCCCATCGCTGGACTCCTATATCCAGGTCAGCGAGACACAAAAGGCAGGTACGAGTATGGGGGGTGTAGGTGTCCCCATGACAGGGTCACTGGACAGGAGGAGGGGTCATCTGCCAGGTAAGCCCAGTGCTGCCGCCCACCAGCAAGGTGTTGCAGCATGGGCCGCCAATACCCACTTCCAGAACCCCGGTTCTAGCATTGGGCCCTCAGGCCAACCACACCACCAGAATGGTAGCTACCACACCCTCAAACCCAGCACCAAGCTCAGCCCCCAGAACAACCACCACAATCAGGCCGTCCCTAAAAACAGCCCTCAGAATGGACATGGCCACCACGCCCCCACCCCCAAGAACAGCCCTCTCCTCACTGCCCTGGTCAGCCCCACCTTGGTGGCACCCTTCCTGgccccagcccccatccctgTTCCCCTCCCGGGGCCATGCGGTAAGTGGCTCCCAGCCATGGAGGAAATCCCAGAGAACTTTGAGGAGGATGAGTTTGACTCGGTGCTGGGGCAGCTGGGACACCTGCAGGGGAAGAGGAGCGACAGCCGGCATGAGTTGATGGACGCCAGCGAGCTGGTGGCTGAGATCAACAAATTGTTACAGGATGTCCGGCAGAGCTAG
- the LOC106604600 gene encoding protocadherin-18 isoform X2, with the protein MGAKMNTPKGNIVFSTALLLFLVVIMQAVSGKTLKYKVYEEQKVGTVIARLKEDVADVLSKLPSSLSFRFRAMQRGSTPFLSVREEDGEITIGTKIDREKLCEKNLNCSIEFDVVTLPTEYLQLFHVEVEVLDINDNSPQFSRAIIPIEISESASVGNRIPLDSATDPDVGDNSLYSYSLTPNNFFKIDIRTRTDGAKYAELVVVKELDREVQSSYQLQLTASDNGVPPKSGSTLLKISISDSNDNSPAFDEQVYVINLLENSPLGTLLVDLNATDPDEGTNGKIVYSFSSHISPKILEMFKMNPENGQITLIKKVDYETTSSYELDIQAQDLGPNSIPGLCKTVIKVVDVNDNKPEININLMTPGKEEVAYISEGAPVDTFIALVRVDDSDAGLNGDVVCRLHGHGHFRLQKTYEKNYMILTNVSLDREKRSEYSLTVIAEDRGSPSLSTIKHFTVQVLDENDNPPRFEKSRYEVYKSENNSPGAYLMTVVASDPDLGTNGQVTYTVLDTLVQGSPISTYVTIDPSNGAIYALRSFDHEDVSRISFTVQARDGGNPPLSSNATVLLTVLDDNDNPPVIQSPLLRNHTADLLLWRHASAGQLVTIVKATDRDTGINSELSCSIIGGNEEGLFVMDARRCELRTNGSLEGVPKDVLEIRVEVQDRGTTRLSTGALLRLSLQENMDFLPPGLPTGPSHSLLDLSLIIIISLGAVCALLLVVMVMFATARCNREKKDPHNSYNCRVAENTYQNHPKKPSRQIHKGDITLVPTVNGTLPVRAHSHSPSASPAPDRGTMGSRQSHHSRQSLNSLVTISSNHVAENFALELAHATPPVEGQYQPRPSFRGNKYTRSYRYALNDMDKFSLKDSGRGDSEAGDSDYEAGRESPIDRLLGEAFNELYPHDGQHRPHPQHPHAAMRLCTEECRVLGHSDQCWMPPLLSPASSDYRSNLFIPGEDPRQASDPQEPPQPSDPDHPHAQRSNQSFSTFGKDNQEEAEEAEGGEEGEDEDLCGTTSLLSEMSSVFQRLLPPSLDSYIQVSETQKAGTSMGGVGVPMTGSLDRRRGHLPGKPSAAAHQQGVAAWAANTHFQNPGSSIGPSGQPHHQNGSYHTLKPSTKLSPQNNHHNQAVPKNSPQNGHGHHAPTPKNSPLLTALVSPTLVAPFLAPAPIPVPLPGPCGKWLPAMEEIPENFEEDEFDSVLGQLGHLQGKRSDSRHELMDASELVAEINKLLQDVRQS; encoded by the exons ATGGGTGCCAAAATGAACACACCCAAAGGAAATATAGTATTTTCCACTGCGCTATTATTATTTTTGGTTGTAATTATGCAGGCCGTTTCTGGTAAGACTTTGAAATATAAAGTTTATGAAGAGCAAAAAGTGGGCACAGTGATTGCAAGGCTAAAGGAGGACGTGGCGGATGTTTTGTCTAAATTACCGAGTTCACTGTCTTTTCGGTTCCGTGCTATGCAGAGGGGGAGCACTCCATTTCTGTCGGTTCGGGAGGAGGACGGTGAAATCACCATAGGGACCAAGATTGACCGGGAGAAGCTTTGTGAAAAGAACCTAAACTGTTCTATCGAATTTGACGTTGTCACTCTGCCCACTGAATACCTCCAGCTTTTCCACGTCGAGGTGGAAGTCTTAGACATAAACGATAACTCGCCACAGTTCTCCCGTGCCATCATCCCCATTGAGATCTCCGAGAGCGCGTCTGTGGGAAACCGCATCCCTCTGGACAGCGCCACCGACCCTGACGTGGGAGATAACTCCCTTTACTCATACTCTCTGACGCCGAATAACTTTTTCAAAATCGACATAAGGACCAGAACCGACGGTGCCAAATACGCAGAGCTGGTGGTGGTGAAAGAGCTGGACAGGGAGGTGCAGTCCAGCTACCAGCTGCAGCTAACGGCCTCGGACAATGGAGTCCCCCCGAAGTCCGGCTCCACTCTGCTCAAGATAAGCATCTCAGACTCTAACGACAACAGTCCGGCTTTTGATGAGCAGGTGTACGTTATTAATCTCCTGGAAAACTCACCACTTGGGACTCTACTGGTTGATTTGAACGCCACAGATCCGGATGAGGGCACTAACGGTAAAATAGTTTACTCTTTCAGCAGTCATATCTCTCCCAAAATACTGGAGATGTTTAAAATGAACCCTGAAAATGGCCAAATCACTCTGATTAAAAAAGTGGACTATGAAACTACGTCATCTTATGAGTTGGACATTCAGGCGCAGGACCTGGGTCCTAATTCCATCCCAGGACTTTGTAAAACCGTAATCAAAGTGGTGGACGTGAACGACAACAAACCGGAGATCAACATTAACCTGATGACTCCCGGTAAGGAGGAAGTGGCCTACATCTCGGAGGGCGCGCCGGTGGACACCTTCATAGCGTTGGTGCGCGTGGACGACAGTGACGCAGGGCTCAATGGCGACGTGGTGTGCCGCCTGCACGGCCATGGGCACTTCCGGCTGCAGAAGACCTATGAGAAGAATTACATGATCCTGACCAACGTGTctctggacagagagaagaggtcaGAGTACAGTCTGACGGTCATAGCTGAGGACCGCGGCTCTCCAAGCCTTTCCACCATCAAACACTTCACGGTGCAGGTGTTGGATGAAAACGATAACCCGCCCCGCTTTGAGAAGAGTCGCTACGAGGTTTACAAGTCAGAGAACAACTCTCCCGGGGCCTACCTGATGACAGTGGTTGCGTCTGACCCTGACCTGGGCACCAACGGTCAGGTGACCTACACGGTGTTGGACACTCTGGTCCAGGGAAGCCCCATCTCCACCTACGTCACCATCGACCCATCCAACGGCGCCATCTACGCCCTACGGAGCTTCGACCACGAGGATGTCAGCCGCATCTCCTTCACCGTCCAAGCACGGGACGGAGGGAACCCCCCCCTATCCTCCAACGCCACCGTCCTCCTGACCGTGCTAGACGACAACGACAACCCGCCCGTCATCCAGTCCCCGCTCCTACGTAACCACACCGCCGACCTCCTCCTCTGGAGACACGCCTCCGCCGGTCAGCTGGTCACAATTGTCAAGGCCACTGACCGTGACACCGGCATCAACAGTGAGCTGAGCTGCTCCATCATCGGGGGCAACGAGGAGGGCCTGTTTGTGATGGACGCTCGGCGGTGCGAGCTGCGGACCAACGGCAGTCTGGAGGGGGTTCCCAAGGATGTGCTGGAGATCAGGGTGGAGGTGCAGGATAGGGGCACCACCCGCCTGTCCACCGGGGCCCTGCTCCGCCTCTCCCTCCAGGAGAATATGGACTTCCTACCCCCAGGCCTCCCCACGGGCCCCAGCCATTCCCTCCTGGACCTctccctcatcatcatcatctccctGGGGGCCGTGTGTGCCCTGCTGTTGGTGGTCATGGTGATGTTCGCCACAGCACGCTGCAACAGAGAGAAAAAGGACCCCCACAACTCGTACAACTGCAGGGTGGCTGAGAACACTTACCAGAACCACCCCAAGAAGCCCTCTAGGCAGATCCACAAGGGAGACATCACCCTGGTCCCCACCGTCAACGGCACCCTGCCCGTACGGGCACACTCACACTCACCTTCTGCCTCACCCGCCCCAGACAGGGGCACCATGGGTAGCAGGCAGAGCCACCACAGCCGCCAGTCGCTCAACAGCCTGGTCACCATCTCCTCCAATCACGTCGCAGAGAACTTCGCTCTGGAACTGGCCCACGCCACGCCCCCTGTCGAa GGCCAGTACCAGCCAAGACCCAGTTTCCGTGGCAACAAATACACCAGGAGCTACAG gTATGCTCTGAATGACATGGATAAGTTTAGTCTGAAGGACAGTGGTCGTGGCGACAGCGAGGCTGGGGACAGTGACTACGAGGCAGGACGAGAGTCTCCCATCGACAGGCTCCTGGGTGAGGCCTTTAATGAGCTATACCCTCATGACGGCCAACACAGACCACATCCACAGCATCCGCATGCAG CGATGAGACTGTGCACTGAGGAGTGTCGTGTCCTGGGTCACTCTGACCAGTGCTGGAtgcctcccctgctctccccagcCTCCTCTGACTACCGCAGCAACCTCTTCATCCCAGGAGAGGACCCCCGCCAGGCCAGCGATCCCCAGGAGCCCCCCCAGCCCTCCGACCCCGACCACCCTCACGCCCAACGCAGCAACCAGAGCTTCTCCACCTTCGGCAAGGACAACCAGGAGGAGGCCGAGGaggcagaggggggagaggagggggaagacgAGGACCTGTGTGGAACCACGTCCCTGTTGTCAGAGATGAGCAGCGTGTTTCAGAGGCTCCTCCCCCCATCGCTGGACTCCTATATCCAGGTCAGCGAGACACAAAAGGCAGGTACGAGTATGGGGGGTGTAGGTGTCCCCATGACAGGGTCACTGGACAGGAGGAGGGGTCATCTGCCAGGTAAGCCCAGTGCTGCCGCCCACCAGCAAGGTGTTGCAGCATGGGCCGCCAATACCCACTTCCAGAACCCCGGTTCTAGCATTGGGCCCTCAGGCCAACCACACCACCAGAATGGTAGCTACCACACCCTCAAACCCAGCACCAAGCTCAGCCCCCAGAACAACCACCACAATCAGGCCGTCCCTAAAAACAGCCCTCAGAATGGACATGGCCACCACGCCCCCACCCCCAAGAACAGCCCTCTCCTCACTGCCCTGGTCAGCCCCACCTTGGTGGCACCCTTCCTGgccccagcccccatccctgTTCCCCTCCCGGGGCCATGCGGTAAGTGGCTCCCAGCCATGGAGGAAATCCCAGAGAACTTTGAGGAGGATGAGTTTGACTCGGTGCTGGGGCAGCTGGGACACCTGCAGGGGAAGAGGAGCGACAGCCGGCATGAGTTGATGGACGCCAGCGAGCTGGTGGCTGAGATCAACAAATTGTTACAGGATGTCCGGCAGAGCTAG